The proteins below come from a single Candidatus Woesearchaeota archaeon genomic window:
- the fen gene encoding flap endonuclease-1, whose protein sequence is MGVKITDLLIRHELDFAALGHKKLTVDSFNVLYQFLSTIRQRDGTLLTDSQGNVTSHLIGLFSRTANLMQKDIKLAFVFDGTPPELKFRERQRRADLKKDAQERFEKAKDEEDVDGMKKYAARTSKLTKEMVDEAKDLISALGLPVIQAPSEGEAQASYMIRRGDIYGIASQDADSLLFGAPRLIRNLTISQRKKLPGKFQYQDVRPELVDLSETLNSLGIDHDSLICLAILIGTDFNIGGIPGIGPKKALNLVKEHGSDHDSLFRKAGWDDNFDYPWQDVFNLFKDMPATDDYRLEWVPPDFDKVVEILVERHDFARERVDSALEKLRSFKVREQKGLGEWFG, encoded by the coding sequence ATGGGAGTGAAGATAACTGATCTCTTGATCAGGCATGAGCTGGATTTTGCTGCATTGGGGCATAAGAAGCTTACAGTGGATTCCTTTAATGTGCTCTATCAGTTCTTGTCGACGATAAGGCAGCGTGACGGCACTCTGCTGACAGACTCCCAGGGCAATGTGACAAGCCACCTCATAGGGCTTTTCTCGAGGACAGCAAATCTCATGCAGAAGGACATCAAGCTTGCTTTTGTCTTTGATGGGACCCCACCTGAGCTTAAGTTCCGGGAGCGCCAGAGGCGAGCTGACCTCAAGAAGGATGCCCAGGAGAGATTTGAGAAAGCTAAGGATGAGGAAGATGTTGACGGCATGAAGAAATATGCTGCCCGCACTTCGAAGCTCACAAAGGAGATGGTTGATGAGGCAAAGGATCTTATCTCTGCTCTGGGCCTTCCAGTCATACAGGCCCCTTCAGAAGGGGAAGCCCAGGCTTCTTACATGATAAGGAGAGGAGACATCTACGGCATCGCCTCCCAGGATGCTGACTCGCTCCTGTTCGGAGCTCCGCGTCTCATCAGGAACCTTACTATCTCACAGCGCAAGAAGCTGCCTGGGAAGTTCCAGTATCAGGATGTCCGCCCTGAGCTTGTGGATCTCTCAGAGACCCTCAACAGCCTCGGCATTGATCATGATTCTCTCATCTGCCTTGCTATTCTTATCGGCACAGATTTCAATATTGGTGGCATTCCCGGGATAGGCCCGAAAAAGGCCCTGAACCTTGTCAAGGAGCATGGCAGCGACCATGATTCTCTGTTCAGGAAAGCTGGCTGGGATGACAATTTTGATTATCCTTGGCAGGATGTCTTCAATCTCTTCAAGGATATGCCCGCGACTGATGATTACAGGCTCGAATGGGTTCCTCCTGACTTTGATAAGGTTGTTGAGATCCTTGTTGAGCGTCATGATTTTGCCAGGGAGAGGGTTGACTCGGCCCTTGAGAAGCTGAGATCATTCAAGGTGAGGGAGCAGAAAGGCCTTGGGGAGTGGTTTGGATGA
- a CDS encoding DMT family transporter has product MNCIVMIMLSALFFSLAELSAKKSLKDLHALQFSMILKLFELVMILFFISMMDFSVPLWVYFAVYGLSMIATAANLLTTKGMRHLEISSMAPLTNLSPFFLIVIAYFFLGETLTLVQFIGIILLVLGVYYLEARDQEGVWQNIRHLLTSRYVVLVIFAYFLYSFTATGEKFLLDFIGPVTLLFLFIIFMGINFFIVSSLMYGGYRDLAEGLGSSGRFIAVIAVFSLLSKFFYVFALKAAFVSLVIPIKRLSTLFTTILGGKLFHESDVWRKVAACIVMIAGIFFIAI; this is encoded by the coding sequence ATGAATTGTATTGTGATGATTATGCTGTCTGCCTTGTTTTTCTCATTGGCAGAGCTCAGTGCAAAGAAGTCCCTGAAGGACCTCCATGCCCTCCAGTTTTCCATGATCCTCAAGTTATTTGAGCTGGTCATGATCCTGTTTTTCATTTCGATGATGGACTTTAGTGTCCCGCTCTGGGTGTATTTTGCTGTATATGGCCTTTCTATGATTGCCACTGCCGCTAATCTCTTGACTACAAAGGGCATGAGGCATCTTGAGATATCATCTATGGCTCCGCTCACTAATTTGAGCCCGTTTTTCCTTATCGTCATTGCATATTTTTTCTTGGGAGAGACCTTGACCCTTGTCCAGTTCATTGGCATCATCCTGCTTGTCCTGGGTGTTTATTATCTTGAGGCCAGGGATCAGGAGGGTGTCTGGCAGAACATCAGGCATCTTCTCACTTCGCGATATGTCGTGTTAGTCATTTTCGCTTATTTCCTTTATTCTTTCACAGCAACAGGGGAGAAATTCCTGCTGGATTTCATCGGGCCTGTGACATTATTGTTCCTGTTCATCATCTTCATGGGCATAAACTTCTTCATCGTATCCTCGCTGATGTATGGTGGTTACAGGGATCTTGCAGAAGGTCTTGGTTCCTCTGGCAGGTTTATCGCCGTCATCGCTGTCTTCAGCCTGTTGAGCAAGTTCTTCTATGTCTTTGCCTTGAAGGCTGCTTTTGTCAGCCTGGTCATACCGATAAAGAGGCTCAGCACTCTATTCACCACCATTCTCGGTGGAAAGCTTTTTCATGAATCAGATGTTTGGAGGAAGGTGGCTGCCTGCATTGTCATGATTGCAGGCATTTTTTTCATCGCCATATGA
- a CDS encoding class I SAM-dependent methyltransferase family protein translates to MLAIGCNIKDAEKVKKYLIKNHLFNYDYGVKKAGRKIYFPVIRRFRSKELDIRFVDIDLDIRQKKLVFKDFLFENLNSQELGSLVTSFDVIGDIAILEIPGELVPKEKMIAEALLLSHKNIRTVLKKAGSHEGTFRTQKMKYLAGERKKETVHKEYGCCFMLDVEKVYFSPRLGNERKIIAKMVKKGESVLVMFSGCAPYPIVLSRNTKAGDIVGIEINPAGHDYALKNIALNKAKNVKVINGDVKHIVPKLDQRFDRIIMPLPKSAGDFLDVALSASKEGTIIHFYDFLEDKDIPQRSHDKILKACTKAGLECRFLGFRKCGQHSPRTYRVCVDFQVTKHKTR, encoded by the coding sequence ATGCTAGCCATAGGATGCAATATAAAGGACGCTGAGAAGGTCAAGAAGTATCTTATCAAGAATCATCTCTTCAATTATGATTATGGTGTCAAGAAGGCAGGCAGGAAGATTTACTTCCCTGTGATAAGGAGATTCAGGTCAAAGGAGTTGGACATAAGGTTTGTTGATATTGATCTTGACATTAGGCAGAAGAAGCTGGTCTTCAAGGATTTCCTGTTCGAGAATCTGAATTCGCAGGAGCTCGGGTCTCTTGTGACCTCATTTGATGTCATCGGAGACATCGCCATTCTTGAGATACCAGGAGAGCTTGTCCCTAAAGAGAAGATGATCGCTGAAGCCCTCTTGCTGTCTCATAAGAATATCAGGACTGTGCTCAAGAAGGCAGGTTCGCATGAGGGGACTTTCAGGACCCAGAAGATGAAGTACCTTGCAGGCGAGAGGAAGAAGGAGACTGTCCATAAGGAATATGGCTGCTGTTTCATGCTTGATGTCGAGAAGGTGTATTTCTCACCCAGGCTCGGCAATGAGAGGAAGATCATCGCAAAGATGGTCAAGAAAGGCGAATCAGTCTTGGTCATGTTCTCAGGGTGCGCCCCTTATCCGATTGTTCTGTCCAGGAATACAAAAGCTGGTGACATCGTAGGCATTGAGATCAATCCTGCAGGCCATGATTATGCTCTTAAGAACATTGCGCTCAACAAGGCGAAGAATGTAAAGGTCATCAATGGGGATGTGAAACATATTGTACCTAAGCTTGATCAGAGATTTGACCGCATCATAATGCCTCTACCTAAATCAGCCGGCGATTTCCTTGATGTCGCTCTCTCTGCATCAAAGGAGGGCACAATCATTCATTTCTATGATTTCCTTGAAGATAAGGACATACCGCAGAGGAGCCATGACAAGATACTTAAGGCATGCACAAAGGCGGGCTTGGAGTGCAGGTTCCTTGGGTTCAGGAAATGCGGCCAGCATAGTCCCAGGACTTACAGGGTTTGTGTGGATTTCCAGGTAACAAAACATAAGACAAGATGA
- the thpR gene encoding RNA 2',3'-cyclic phosphodiesterase, whose translation MRCFIAIDMPADAEAEARRIQAMFGMKGLRKTKSFHLTLKFLGETDRQRLEASKEKLRDIKLPRFSLELSKIGVFPDEKRARVLWIGLDGDAARLQKEIDEKLSGISDKDNRFHPHITLARISYPDDKERFLELLSTEVKKIRFDVKSFALYKSTLTRDGPIHEKIEEYHLSPESTS comes from the coding sequence ATGAGATGTTTCATAGCAATAGACATGCCTGCGGATGCTGAAGCAGAGGCGAGAAGAATCCAGGCCATGTTCGGCATGAAAGGCCTGAGGAAGACAAAGAGCTTCCATCTCACTCTCAAATTCCTCGGCGAGACAGACAGGCAAAGGCTTGAGGCTTCAAAGGAGAAGCTCCGGGATATAAAGCTGCCAAGATTCTCCCTCGAGCTAAGCAAGATAGGTGTCTTCCCGGACGAGAAAAGAGCGAGGGTATTATGGATAGGGCTGGATGGGGATGCAGCAAGGCTCCAGAAAGAGATTGATGAGAAACTATCAGGCATTTCTGACAAGGACAACAGGTTCCATCCGCACATAACACTAGCAAGGATAAGCTATCCAGATGACAAGGAAAGATTCCTTGAACTTCTCAGCACAGAAGTCAAGAAAATAAGATTCGACGTGAAAAGCTTCGCGCTATACAAGAGCACGCTCACAAGAGACGGGCCGATCCACGAGAAGATAGAGGAATATCACCTGAGCCCGGAATCGACAAGCTGA
- a CDS encoding TRAM domain-containing protein codes for MQNGSFSGGAPVQIGEEVDAKIEAVGAKGDGIARVKGFVIFVPGVNAGDEVRIRITKVLQKVGFGELIGEAKVQTEQALEPEPIEDTEDFGNELDQ; via the coding sequence ATGCAAAATGGGAGTTTCAGTGGAGGCGCTCCAGTCCAAATAGGAGAAGAAGTAGATGCAAAGATAGAAGCAGTCGGTGCAAAGGGAGACGGCATTGCAAGAGTGAAAGGATTTGTCATCTTTGTGCCAGGCGTCAATGCAGGGGACGAGGTCAGGATAAGGATAACCAAAGTACTGCAGAAGGTCGGCTTCGGAGAATTGATCGGCGAGGCGAAAGTACAGACAGAACAGGCACTTGAGCCAGAACCGATCGAGGATACAGAAGATTTCGGCAATGAACTAGACCAATAG
- the radA gene encoding DNA repair and recombination protein RadA encodes MEQILIQKSKMKEMSVLELPGVGAATAEKLKDAGFDTVMSIAVASPGELVDASGVNEAAARKMINSARDNLDMGFESGEDLLKRREKVHKITTGSSEFDRLLDGGFETGAITEAFGEFGSGKTQIAHLLAVRAQNMKGEKDPTAVYIDTENTFRPERIQQLAKGAGMDPTKVLKNIKVARAYNSDHQMLLTEKVEELIKKGENIKLVIVDSLTAHFRAEFIGRGTLAERQQKLNKHMHTLLKLADLYNISVFVTNQVMSKPDVFFGDPTQAIGGHVVAHASTFRIYLRKGKKGSRVAKLIDSPNLPEGECNFFVETSGIRDVKQQ; translated from the coding sequence ATGGAACAGATACTTATCCAGAAGAGCAAAATGAAAGAAATGAGCGTACTCGAGCTTCCAGGTGTGGGGGCAGCCACAGCAGAAAAGCTGAAAGATGCAGGCTTCGACACAGTCATGAGCATAGCAGTAGCTTCGCCAGGGGAGCTGGTCGACGCATCAGGAGTGAATGAGGCAGCTGCAAGGAAGATGATCAATTCTGCAAGAGATAATCTCGATATGGGGTTCGAGTCAGGGGAAGACCTCCTCAAGAGGAGGGAGAAGGTCCATAAGATAACTACAGGAAGCAGCGAATTCGACAGGCTTCTCGACGGAGGATTTGAGACAGGGGCGATCACAGAGGCATTCGGAGAATTCGGCTCAGGAAAGACACAGATAGCGCACCTGCTCGCAGTCAGGGCCCAGAACATGAAAGGGGAGAAGGATCCTACAGCAGTCTATATAGACACAGAGAACACATTCAGGCCTGAGAGGATCCAGCAGCTCGCAAAAGGAGCAGGCATGGACCCGACAAAAGTCCTCAAGAACATAAAAGTCGCAAGGGCCTACAACTCAGACCACCAGATGCTGCTCACAGAGAAGGTCGAAGAGCTCATAAAGAAAGGAGAGAACATCAAGCTTGTCATCGTGGATTCGCTCACAGCCCATTTCAGGGCAGAGTTCATAGGAAGAGGGACCCTGGCAGAGAGGCAGCAGAAGCTGAACAAGCACATGCACACACTGCTCAAGCTGGCTGATCTCTACAACATATCAGTCTTTGTGACAAACCAGGTCATGTCAAAGCCGGATGTGTTCTTCGGCGACCCGACGCAGGCAATCGGGGGCCATGTTGTCGCGCACGCAAGCACATTCAGGATCTACCTGAGGAAAGGGAAAAAAGGCAGCAGGGTCGCAAAGCTCATAGACAGCCCCAACCTCCCTGAAGGAGAATGCAACTTCTTTGTGGAGACCAGCGGGATCAGGGATGTGAAACAGCAATAA
- a CDS encoding polysaccharide deacetylase family protein, with amino-acid sequence MKISAHYIIGAFLIVLLAAYLYPRAEPKEILLSFDTESVDGQDVLMILGLLEKMDVKATFFMTGEYADQYPEIADQIAENNEVACHSYDHPRMSKITREEKEEQIEKCIKAIEKATGKRPIGFRAPYHDIDKETVEVLKENGFEYDASTIENWGISFPEVKMTEVKISSYGLFPMSDVILRYYLKMPKSIYLHLMTSIQQETISLSFHPHHAVKLLEEIEETITYYQDIGTEFKTHSEYLNLS; translated from the coding sequence ATGAAAATATCGGCACACTACATCATAGGAGCCTTTCTGATAGTGCTGCTTGCAGCGTATCTGTACCCGCGCGCTGAACCCAAAGAGATACTCCTGAGCTTCGATACAGAAAGTGTCGATGGGCAGGATGTCCTGATGATATTGGGGCTCCTCGAAAAGATGGATGTCAAGGCCACTTTCTTCATGACAGGGGAATATGCAGACCAATACCCTGAGATTGCTGATCAGATAGCAGAGAACAATGAAGTGGCCTGCCACAGCTATGACCATCCAAGGATGTCAAAGATAACAAGAGAAGAGAAGGAAGAACAGATAGAGAAATGCATCAAAGCGATAGAGAAAGCGACAGGAAAAAGGCCAATAGGCTTCAGGGCACCATACCATGACATAGACAAGGAGACCGTTGAAGTCCTGAAAGAAAATGGTTTTGAATATGATGCAAGCACAATAGAGAACTGGGGCATATCCTTCCCTGAGGTAAAGATGACTGAAGTCAAGATATCCAGCTATGGGCTATTCCCGATGTCTGATGTGATACTCAGATATTATCTGAAGATGCCTAAGAGCATCTATCTGCACCTCATGACATCTATCCAGCAAGAGACAATATCACTGAGCTTCCACCCGCACCATGCCGTGAAGCTGCTTGAAGAGATAGAAGAGACAATCACATATTATCAGGATATAGGTACAGAGTTCAAGACACATTCAGAATACCTCAATTTATCCTGA
- a CDS encoding DUF2240 family protein → MLKMPYHDMLKKIQEKSQISEQEIERRIKEKMDKLSGLISKEGAAHIVANELGIKLFEEITGKVKIKDMLVGMRSCETAGRVQANYGANEFDTGERKGKVGNMLIGDETGVIRLVVWGSKAEMLAGIKENDIVKVKNAYVKENQGRKEIHMGDRGELLINPPGEEIAEVKQNATARKFINQLEPNDSNVELLATIVQAFDLRFFEICPECSRRARLREDKFYCDQHNEVKPYYAYLLNLSLDDGTGNMRAVLFRNQVDNLLKKSTEEVLTYRDFPEKFEEVKTGLIGETIKLVGRVNRNEMFDRTEFVANRVITEIDAKEEIEKLEAMQ, encoded by the coding sequence ATGCTAAAAATGCCATATCATGATATGCTGAAGAAGATACAGGAGAAGAGCCAGATATCAGAGCAGGAGATAGAGAGAAGGATAAAGGAGAAGATGGACAAGCTCTCAGGACTCATCTCAAAAGAAGGTGCGGCGCACATTGTCGCAAATGAGCTGGGGATAAAGCTTTTCGAGGAGATCACAGGCAAAGTCAAGATAAAAGACATGCTGGTAGGCATGAGGAGCTGCGAGACAGCAGGCAGGGTGCAGGCAAACTACGGAGCTAATGAATTCGACACAGGAGAGAGGAAAGGAAAAGTGGGGAATATGCTGATAGGCGACGAGACAGGAGTCATAAGGCTTGTGGTCTGGGGCTCCAAGGCAGAGATGCTCGCCGGCATAAAAGAGAATGACATCGTCAAGGTCAAGAACGCATATGTAAAGGAGAATCAGGGAAGGAAAGAGATACACATGGGAGACAGGGGAGAGCTGCTTATCAATCCGCCAGGAGAGGAGATTGCTGAAGTCAAGCAGAATGCAACAGCAAGGAAATTCATAAACCAGCTCGAGCCGAATGACAGCAATGTAGAATTGCTGGCGACAATAGTGCAGGCATTTGACCTGAGATTCTTCGAGATATGCCCGGAATGCAGCAGGAGGGCAAGGCTCCGCGAAGACAAGTTCTACTGCGACCAGCACAATGAGGTCAAGCCCTACTATGCATACCTGCTCAACCTCTCGCTTGACGACGGCACAGGTAACATGAGGGCTGTGCTGTTCAGGAACCAGGTGGACAATCTGCTGAAGAAGAGCACAGAAGAGGTCCTCACATACAGGGATTTCCCTGAGAAGTTCGAGGAGGTCAAGACCGGCCTCATCGGCGAGACAATCAAGCTGGTTGGCAGGGTCAACAGGAACGAGATGTTCGACAGGACAGAATTCGTGGCAAACAGAGTAATCACAGAGATAGACGCAAAGGAAGAGATAGAGAAATTAGAAGCCATGCAATGA